The genomic stretch tttcagtacaagtttatgcaacagaaatgacatgaaaaactcgctagatgatgttttgtcgaaattttaaatttagcgggctgtacagcgggccgtactgtagaatgcggcccgctaatttagccaattacagcgcgcttactatctgagagatataataaggCAAAggaatgcacggaaattcgtgttgcacgtgcaggacgagcatttttcctttttcaaccaataatattcttgctttgtgacgttgccgtagccgtacccgtcgtctttgctaaaactccctagtATTTGGTTGGGGGACCTCAAAATATATGACTTGCTatcagaaacataggaccgaaaattctacttTAGGGCTCATAAAATGCGAGCTAAGCAAGATGCAGATTTTGTAAGCCTGCCTtacgcaaaacaaatattgatgtaccAGTAAATAAATAGTGATATACAGTTTGTGGGAAGAGCAgtaggaagttttcaggaagtgtcgatcgacaaaatattttgcaatcagcaataaaatttgcgacatgaaaacaacataaattttgaacctcgaatataaaaagttaccataagggaaaaacattttgggagatttttgctccgttcaatttttgtattgtacttttggctgcgcaaggaaatcgcaaaatcgaaagtgccgtcgatttcagcggccgccATGATCAAGGTATTGAGCGTGTTTACTAAAAACTCGCGAaaaaaaggatacatctgtgtcaaaatgatggcaatacaccgggtttttgtttttgctagtttgttttttttctttcaagtgttataaattttgacaaaaaatgtgcaaattcaaccgCCCAATTCTCGAGGTTGACCGATGTCTCTGCAAAGTCAagaattcactctcctagacaaggttatttatcaccaggtaattccatcgttttggaaatagcagctgctttattattcaccagcgtcacaaattcttgccgattttttcaaggaatatatattgacatgcaaataaacttattttgtggttggacttactgaagacagtgaaatttaattattagcatctgcgtaattaatgttaattccttgaaggcttgataaatacaaTTACGATCACGAACAGCCTACTACGTACAAAATCCTATTATCTAATAAAAGCAGCATGAATGCGCAAAGTTTGTTTACTACGGCTTTTCATTCTCGTATctttcaatgctttccggtTTCGCGAATGTGTTTGAActttgtcaacacgaaggaAGCGTGACTGTCATTGGACGACtgagtcaatgcagtcatgcCAGTAGACcgaggggaataaagaaatttttgcggttgacaaactacggtccgCCACGGCATACTGTATAAGAAGGACTGGATTGGATTGGACTGGACTAGTAAAACGCGGACTAGTAAAACGCGGACTTGTAAAACACGGGTTaaacgagggttaactgatagccaatcatttgtccccatttttaccaatgttgacagctcagcgaattcccacgcaatcattgctaaaaatggggacatatgattaGATATCatttaaccctcgtgggaatacagGATCTcacaggagatctaaaaataatttaagagggattacgatgggaataggacCAAtaagagggattacctctcttaccttcatactctcttgactTTGTGTATTGTGGACAGGGAGGATTACAACGTTTTTAAATCTTGCGAAAGTGATTGGAATGATTGAAAGAAAGGTGTTTGCTGATACCGTGATAAGAATTGTCCGTAAGGGCTGGATCGCACTAgcgcatttttattttttattttttgttttgcctagaAATAGTAAATCGCAAAGCTTGGACGAGTGCAACCGTAGTGTGAGAACCTAGTGTCGGCAGACTCTACAAAACTTCAAAGGAGCCGGTGTCTTGCTTCCTGGTCGGCCGATATTTTTTGTAAGAAGAAGCCTTTTTTTCCGAAAAATGAAGCTCAagacatttaattttttgtagGCTGGTGCTACCCGTCCCTAAGATTGATTTTTGCTTTGATGCTCGGCCAGTCAATCGCTTCAACGTCTACAAACCAGGCTTGAGAATGGAATGACTCTTTTATTTCAACTGTGACTCAATTTTGCTCTACTGAACCAAAATATATCCCATGGCTTTAATGTTTTTGCCCCCATTATCCGAAGACGAGTGATTTACAGCGACGTTCCCACATGTGTTGGAATCATCATGATACCCTCCGGTACCAAACCCAATTCTGGAGTCTGGGGTTGCGCAGTTTTTCTGGTTGTTTCTAATAATGCCGATTCTTGCTTTAGAGGAGCCTTTTGATGAGCCAGCGGCATTGAACCCTTCCATGTTACAGTTGGCCTGCAAGGACGCTTGAGAACCAATCAGCGTCTTCCATGTGTTGCGGCTCAGTGATGTGGAGCGGTATTTGCCGTCAGCTATCAGTGAATGCAGAGACTGGGCCTGCTTGTTGATGACCAGAAACTTGATTGGCTGACCAGGGATCTTCATACCGAGGCAGATCTTGGAGAAAGACGTGTTCCAGTAGGTCGGTAGTTTGGTCTCTTCAAAGTCAAACCCAGTCTTCCCTCCTGGGAGGTTGTAGGCGTTTTTGTTGCTCCACAAGGCCGAATCATAATGAAAGgttttctgaaataaaaacaaaaaacacagaaTTAGGTGCACGGGCACAACCGCAGAAAAAagccctgagaacgaggttggtaTAAGTTGGCAAAGGAGTTGATTGCAGAAGATgtcgaaaataaatatctatGCGGTTAGCGAAGAGAACTTCGATTGTTGAGAAAAACTTGCGCTGTCGGATACCTTTTTGCCGTCAGTCTTCATCGCAAGCGTCCATCCTCCACCTCCGCATCCAAAGTTTCCCATGTGACAATAAACAGGAATCTTCTGCGACCCAAACATCAGTGGATATACTTGGCTTTTGGAGAACCTGTATCAAATAAAACCTCGTTGAAATGTTTCGGAAGCTAATACGAAAAGCTTCCCGCGTGCGTTAATCCCTGATGTCtacattttaaaatacataTAAATTCAGTATTTTAATTAGGCGCTTACTTGTGTTTTTCATACAGCTCTTTGCACGAAGACGAAGAGACAGGAACAGCAGGAACAGCTGTAGAAAGTATATAAAAAATGTCGTGATCAGAAATAACTTCATAAAGTCTTTTATTTTGGATAAGGAACATCTGAAAAAGCTGGTCGAGCGAAATTGGATGAATCGATATTAGATGGGATGCCAATCGCTAAAAGCGACCAGGAAAAGCTGCTCTAGACCGTCAAACGCGATGTTTTCTTCGCCTCTCGCCAATTTCTCATCTGCTTGTATTCCATCAATGAAACCATTGAAATGACAgattgatttttaaaaatcagcTTACCTAGTGAGGAATTGTTGACTACTGCAACGAGACTTTCTAGTTTATTTTGCAGCGTTTTAATAGCCTCGTTGGCTCCCGAATCCTGAAGCAAGTTGCACATAAGATTGCAAAGCATGGCACGGTTGAACGGTTTGGCGCAAGATTTGTCGGATCTGTCTGCATTCACAGCCATCGAGAAAAGGACTGCAACGAAATAAACGATAAGACGTAAGCGCATTTTGTACCAGATAAGGAAGCTCTCCCTCTTAACGAAGATTCCAAAATTCCTTGATTCCCAAGTAATAGTGCGGTACTAAGCAAGTGTAAATTAAACAAGGAAATTAATAAGATTTTCCTATAGTTAAAAATACGACCGAAAATTTTCTTGTTAACAACCTCATCCAATCATTTTAATCCAAGtttactgtttttctttttactcgGCTCATTCCCTTTTGGCGTTAACGCCAAGTATCAGTGTACAACATGTACTGTAGCAGTGTACAGATATAAGAGGCAATttactataattattttgtgtgaaaatataaattaataagGCAAGTCATTGAGTTACTCGGGCTGTAAAAGGTACTATAAAGGTACAATAAATGCATATTGATTTATTCGCAGCGATACAGCCCAAGGAATCTAAGAGAATGAATATGGATATAAGCCTGGATGTGTTTTTCCGGCGGAGTAATTTGTTACGATTGATCACAGGTGACCTCGAGACCCGTATTCATGTATCATGAAGAGATCGCGTGGCGTATCCGCCTGTTCGGCATAACAAACCCCCATGTTAAAATATTCCAACAGTACGCCGTATGTTTTAGTTGATTTTTGCGTATTTGATCTATGAAATGTCCTGGATTTCAAATAGAGTTTGGAATTTTATCCCCAGTTTCACTTAAAACTGATTCATACTTTGTGCCAAAGTGCTTTGCTTTTCCGATTCAAGTACCAGTCTtctcaccctgcgagcagagcctctctaaaaacTCACCAGCGggcgagttaagaaaggctctgctggcagggtgcaATCTTCTGTCAATGTACTTTTATTGACCTGTCCGCATAGTAATAAAGTAAGATCCATGCATTTTCGCGCGgcattttgtttacattttttgctttATTAGCATAAGGCTAatgttttctaatcagtcagccaagaataaaagtactgaatattgaaagtgcattgcataatgagcaatctctgaaaatttgaacgcgATACACAGGATACAAATCTCTAAAATGTTTGAGATCATTTGCGCTTTTGTCctccaagaatttatcagtttggATGACAAAAAACTGGATCGTGATTATCAAAGGCAAAAttaagtcaatttgtaaatagaaTGACaccttctgtgagcaaactcgtgTGTTAATAAAACAAAGTGTACAATGACGACAAAATGTTTGGCCTGACCCCTGACCTAATTTGCAGTAAATCGAATTTCCGGTTTGCTGAGAAACTTTTAAACTTGGCAGGCCCCAGATCGGTTCGATAATGGGTGCCGATAGAGACAAGGTCCTGTGTCTGTGTTAACTCTGACTTCTCCAAACTGGGAATCCAACTCAGGCGAGTGGTCAGGCGCAGAAGACACTGAGTTTGAGACCAGAGGTGTTACACTTGCTGGTTCCTCATGAGCCAATCGTCTACGTAATAGTGAATTTGTAGGCCCAGGGATCG from Montipora capricornis isolate CH-2021 chromosome 12, ASM3666992v2, whole genome shotgun sequence encodes the following:
- the LOC138027273 gene encoding uncharacterized skeletal organic matrix protein 5-like isoform X2 — protein: MAVNADRSDKSCAKPFNRAMLCNLMCNLLQDSGANEAIKTLQNKLESLVAVVNNSSLAVPAVPVSSSSCKELYEKHKFSKSQVYPLMFGSQKIPVYCHMGNFGCGGGGWTLAMKTDGKKKTFHYDSALWSNKNAYNLPGGKTGFDFEETKLPTYWNTSFSKICLGMKIPGQPIKFLVINKQAQSLHSLIADGKYRSTSLSRNTWKTLIGSQASLQANCNMEGFNAAGSSKGSSKARIGIIRNNQKNCATPDSRIGFGTGGYHDDSNTCGNVAVNHSSSDNGGKNIKAMGYILVQ
- the LOC138027273 gene encoding uncharacterized skeletal organic matrix protein 5-like isoform X1; translated protein: MRLRLIVYFVAVLFSMAVNADRSDKSCAKPFNRAMLCNLMCNLLQDSGANEAIKTLQNKLESLVAVVNNSSLAVPAVPVSSSSCKELYEKHKFSKSQVYPLMFGSQKIPVYCHMGNFGCGGGGWTLAMKTDGKKKTFHYDSALWSNKNAYNLPGGKTGFDFEETKLPTYWNTSFSKICLGMKIPGQPIKFLVINKQAQSLHSLIADGKYRSTSLSRNTWKTLIGSQASLQANCNMEGFNAAGSSKGSSKARIGIIRNNQKNCATPDSRIGFGTGGYHDDSNTCGNVAVNHSSSDNGGKNIKAMGYILVQ